The following are encoded together in the Triticum dicoccoides isolate Atlit2015 ecotype Zavitan chromosome 6B, WEW_v2.0, whole genome shotgun sequence genome:
- the LOC119320590 gene encoding putative disease resistance RPP13-like protein 3, whose protein sequence is MAFASSTTAIAAWRDDLENAVGFDKDLEILQRTMLPSRNRSNLPQHPMFISIVGESGAGKNTLAKIIRHEMKPEMDVIVWCDMEPGSSTADLLIELYQRASLQCNCPAPDDSCSRIEQEVTALDIGENLRNLLTGKRYMLILGGISSKTILNSVRASLPEQDQDESADNGSRVVLILDTENEEVAFHANTMNRKRINGIHLLTRLDQTRSGELFFWKVLRKGQQPESSLSSRRRSEQRQSFFWELFWRRGQYEKESRIIADPKDEEYSRLVHDLTGGYPMAIVLLAGLLRVKEKPVEWDAVLQQLISGSAETKAIRVKGNNRQASQPLRTGKAKGINRQANQRRSTRRAMEMIFWASFEDLPDDLKSCFLYLASYPKGSSHPAHNIVRMWIAEGFIKQPGDGKTMEELGHDYLKELVLRCLVELERMKPGGGIELVRVHKSIMRLLQSEVREAGFMGIHDINDAQVPPSVRRLSVQSGNGRRYTSTFANKKFPKLRSFICHIVIDQQQHQHDLMFLCSSKFIRVISVQGLRLDKLPDKIGDMINLRYLRVDCRKLSSLPSSIARLHYLQTFDIRNTQVEQIDQNFWKIKTLRHVLATKLTLPATMSVVEQDQNGGGGSGSELQTLHGVKPDASGEWSAGNCPLDKMTSLQSMEMHGFTHSRHAGPAFEAALGNMNLLGHLNLKGDKIPSCVFTDPSLRSLQTMVLHGDIDWAGITAGHLRTVRPNLVQLKLRNIHDEVPQRISNHLGKKLIMELVPNQGTPPARGLSCSASGPVRRMCT, encoded by the exons ATGGCATTTGCATCTTCCACAACAGCTATTGCAGCATG GCGGGATGACCTGGAGAATGCCGTGGGATTTGACAAGGACTTGGAGATTCTTCAACGGACAATGCTCCCCTCTAGAAATAGGTCTAATCTACCACAACACCCAATGTTCATCTCCATAGTCGGTGAGAGTGGTGCCGGAAAGAACACGCTCGCAAAGATTATCCGCCATGAGATGAAGCCAGAGATGGATGTTATAGTGTGGTGCGACATGGAGCCTGGTTCAAGCACGGCAGATCTCCTAATAGAGTTGTACcaacgtgcatccttgcagtgcaaTTGCCCAGCCCCAGATGACTCTTGCTCTCGCATTGAACAAGAAGTGACCGCTCTAGATATTGGCGAGAATCTCCGAAATCTCCTGACTGGAAAAAGATACATGTTGATTCTGGGCGGCATATCCTCCAAAACCATCCTGAATAGCGTGAgagcaagcttgccagagcaagaTCAGGATGAGAGTGCAGATAATGGCAGCCGTGTGGTACTCATATTGGACACTGAAAATGAAGAAGTCGCTTTTCACGCGAACACCATGAACAGAAAAAGGATCAACGGAATACACCTGCTAACCCGTTTGGATCAGACAAGAAGTGGAGAGCTATTCTTCTGGAAGGTCCTGAGGAAAGGACAACAACCTGAGTCGTCGTTGTCTTCGCGAAGAAGAAGTGAACAGCGTCAGTCATTCTTTTGGGAGTTGTTCTGGAGGAGAGGACAGTACGAAAAGGAAAGCAGGATCATTGCCGATCCCAAGGACGAGGAGTACTCAAGATTGGTGCACGATTTAACAGGGGGTTATCCTATGGCTATTGTGCTTCTTGCCGGACTTCTTCGAGTCAAGGAGAAGCCAGTAGAGTGGGATGCAGTGCTGCAGCAGCTCATTTCTGGATCAGCTGAAACAAAAGCCATCCGGGTTAAAGGCAATAACAGGCAAGCTAGCCAGCCGCTGCGCACAGGTAAAGCTAAAGGTATTAACCGGCAAGCTAACCAGAGGCGCAGCACAAGAAGGGCGATGGAGATGATCTTCTGGGCTAGCTTTGAGGACCTTCCTGACGACCTCAAGTCATGCTTCCTCTACTTGGCCTCCTACCCAAAGGGCTCATCTCACCCCGCCCATAATATCGTGCGGATGTGGATTGCGGAGGGTTTCATAAAGCAGCCGGGTGACGGCAAGACCATGGAGGAACTGGGGCACGACTACCTCAAGGAACTCGTCTTGAGATGCCTTGTTGAGTTGGAAAGGATGAAACCCGGCGGTGGCATCGAGCTTGTCAGAGTTCACAAGAGCATCATGAGATTGCTGCAGTCGGAGGTCCGAGAGGCTGGCTTCATGGGGATTCACGACATAAATGACGCACAAGTTCCACCGTCGGTGCGCCGCCTCTCTGTTCAGAGCGGCAACGGCAGACGGTATACATCCACATTCGCCAACAAAAAGTTCCCCAAACTGCGGTCCTTCATATGCCACATCGTCATCGACCAGCAGCAGCATCAGCACGATCTCATGTTCCTGTGCTCGTCCAAGTTCATTCGCGTCATCTCCGTGCAGGGGTTGAGGCTTGACAAGCTGCCGGATAAGATCGGTGACATGATTAACCTGAGGTACCTGCGCGTGGATTGCAGGAAATTGAGCAGCCTCCCGTCCAGCATCGCGAGACTGCACTACCTGCAGACGTTCGACATAAGGAACACCCAAGTCGAGCAGATTGACCAAAATTTCTGGAAGATCAAGACGCTGCGACATGTCCTCGCAACTAAACTCACACTTCCAGCGACAATGTCAGTGGTGGAACAAGATCAGAACGGTGGTGGTGGTAGTGGTAGTGAGCTACAGACACTACACGGTGTCAAGCCGGACGCATCGGGGGAGTGGAGCGCAGGGAACTGCCCGCTGGACAAGATGACCAGCCTACAGTCAATGGAGATGCATGGCTTCACGCATTCAAGACATGCAGGGCCTGCCTTCGAGGCTGCTCTCGGGAACATGAATCTCCTTGGCCACTTGAATCTGAAAGGTGATAAGATACCTTCATGCGTCTTCACTGACCCAAGCCTTCGAAGTCTCCAGACAATGGTGCTCCATGGAGATATCGATTGGGCAGGCATCACCGCGGGTCATCTTCGCACGGTCCGTCCAAACCTCGTTCAGCTCAAACTGCGGAACATCCATGATGAAGTGCCCCAAAGAATCAGCAATCACCTGGGAAAGAAACTAATAATGGAACTTGTGCCAAATCAAGGCACACCCCCTGCACGAGGGCTCTCGTGTTCTGCTAGTGGCCCCGTGCGCCGCATGTGCACTTAA